A region of Toxorhynchites rutilus septentrionalis strain SRP chromosome 1, ASM2978413v1, whole genome shotgun sequence DNA encodes the following proteins:
- the LOC129761203 gene encoding uncharacterized protein LOC129761203, with protein sequence MEKKSCAKCSQTINGIDFITCRGYCGRMFHMACAAGQTGVTRALMNYFTTHKRNLFWMCDDCADLFQNPHLRSITKVADEKSPLVSLTEAINNLQTEIKHLSSKPAPNLSSAVKRWPTIEPIRAAKRLRGPDLDYKVPECKSGSKQVGQNVTSVPVIEKPTTKFWIYLSRIRPDVSIQDVQKMVRANLELSHDPEVVKLVAKGVDTSNMTYISFKVGLDPTLRTTALDPSTWPEGIMFREFEEHTIQNFRKPSVIHLTPTSVVPPDVLIQP encoded by the coding sequence ATGGAAAAGAAAAGTTGCGCCAAGTGCAGTCAAACAATCAACGGCATTGATTTTATCACCTGCCGTGGGTACTGCGGTCGCATGTTTCATATGGCATGTGCAGCAGGCCAGACGGGTGTAACACGTGCGCTCATGAATTATTTCACGACGCATAAGAGAAACTTATTTTGGATGTGTGACGACTGTGCCGATTTATTTCAAAACCCGCACCTTCGCTCCATAACGAAGGTGGCGGATGAGAAGTCTCCTCTTGTGTCTCTTACGGAAGCAATCAACAACCTTCAGACGGAGATCAAACACCTATCGTCAAAGCCCGCACCCAATCTATCATCGGCGGTTAAGCGTTGGCCAACAATTGAACCAATTCGAGCGGCGAAACGGCTTCGTGGTCCTGATTTGGATTATAAAGTACCCGAATGCAAGTCGGGTTCCAAACAAGTAGGGCAGAATGTGACCTCTGTTCCTGTCATTGAAAAGCCGACGACCAAATTTTGGATCTATTTGTCCCGCATACGACCAGATGTATCCATTCAAGATGTGCAGAAAATGGTTCGAGCGAATCTCGAGTTGTCTCATGACCCGGAGGTTGTCAAACTGGTGGCAAAAGGAGTTGACACGAGCAATATGACGTACATCTCTTTCAAAGTCGGCTTAGACCCAACCTTGAGAACCACCGCATTGGACCCATCCACTTGGCCAGAAGGTATCATGTTCCGCGAGTTCGAGGAACACACcattcaaaattttcggaaacCCTCCGTTATTCATCTGACGCCAACATCAGTCGTACCACCGGACGTTCTAATACAGCCATAG
- the LOC129776751 gene encoding flavin reductase (NADPH), translating into MSRLVIFGGTGMTGQCVVKYALEKGLKTRIMVRSETTVPDCFKSQVEVFKGDVLNFDDVSRATQNQDLVCVVLGTRNDLASTTMLSTGMQNIVNAMKTANMKKVSVCLSSFLFFEPDKVPKMFADLTADHRRMLQIIQDSGLEYRAILPPHIADEPSTEYAIAYNKSPGFSRLISKIDLAKFLIDSLYNEEHAQQIIGICAKTVA; encoded by the exons ATGTCCAGACTTGTGATATTTGGAGGAACTGGTATGACCGGTCAATGCGTTGTGAAATATGCACTTGAAAAAG GCCTAAAAACTCGAATAATGGTACGGAGTGAAACGACTGTACCGGATTGTTTCAAAAGCCAGGTAGAAGTGTTCAAAGGGGATGTTCTAAATTTTGACGATGTATCTCGGGCAACACAAAATCAGGATTTAGTATGCGTTGTTTTAGGAACACGAAATGACTTGGCATCAACTACAATGCTGTCTACCGGAATGCAAAATATTGTAAACGCTATGAAAACAGCGAACATGAAAAAAGTTTCGGTTTGTTTGTCTTCATTCCTATTCTTTGAGCCAGATAAGGTACCAAAGATGTTCGCTGACCTAACAGCCGATCATCGACGCATGTTACAAATAATACAGGACTCAGGACTAGAATACAGGGCTATTTTACCTCCACACATTGCAG ATGAACCATCGACAGAGTATGCCATTGCCTATAACAAATCGCCTGGATTTTCTCGTTTAATTTCGAAAATTGATTTGGCAAAATTTCTTATAGACTCATTATATAATGAAGAACACGCACAACAAATTATTGGTATTTGTGCAAAGACAGTTGCATGA